A region from the Paenibacillus humicola genome encodes:
- a CDS encoding SOS response-associated peptidase: MCGRYTIVVSLEELMLRYLIEETDVPHQRPKYNVAPGQMVFAIIHDGKRSRLGELKWGLVPSWANDPKIGYKMINARAESVWDKPAFKQLVRRKRCLIPADGFYEWRKTADGKQPLRIVLRSRRLFSMAGLFDTWLTPDGGKLSTCTILTTEPNKLMATIHDRMPVILRPEDEAQWLDRSIQDQQRIGGLLRPYPEDEMEAYPVSSAVGNVANDDPALIAPLGAAKEG, translated from the coding sequence ATGTGCGGACGCTACACGATTGTCGTCTCGCTGGAGGAGCTAATGCTGCGTTACCTCATCGAAGAAACGGACGTCCCGCATCAACGGCCGAAATATAACGTCGCGCCCGGGCAAATGGTATTCGCAATCATCCATGACGGCAAGCGCAGCCGGCTTGGCGAGCTGAAATGGGGGCTTGTCCCTTCCTGGGCCAATGATCCGAAAATCGGCTACAAAATGATCAACGCGCGCGCCGAGTCGGTATGGGACAAGCCCGCCTTCAAGCAGCTGGTCCGGCGCAAACGGTGCCTGATCCCGGCCGACGGCTTCTACGAATGGCGCAAAACGGCGGACGGCAAGCAGCCGCTTCGCATCGTGCTGCGCAGCCGGCGGTTGTTCAGCATGGCCGGCCTGTTCGATACGTGGCTGACTCCGGACGGCGGCAAGCTGAGCACCTGCACCATTTTGACCACCGAGCCGAACAAATTGATGGCCACGATCCACGACCGGATGCCGGTTATTCTCCGTCCGGAGGACGAGGCGCAGTGGCTGGACCGGTCGATTCAGGATCAGCAGAGGATCGGCGGTCTGCTGCGCCCCTATCCGGAAGACGAAATGGAGGCTTATCCCGTCTCGTCCGCCGTCGGGAACGTCGCCAACGACGATCCCGCATTAATCGCGCCTTTAGGCGCCGCCAAAGAAGGCTGA
- a CDS encoding stage VI sporulation protein F, with product MSYTKYGIRPELVERVKTKMKNPAVKDRVKMALHGVTKYDLQDRAKVRRLVRTCSGILHEPLTETQEEQMIAFVLGQRIDPNNTLHLLKLWAMFR from the coding sequence ATGAGCTATACGAAATACGGCATTCGGCCGGAATTGGTCGAACGCGTCAAGACGAAAATGAAAAATCCGGCCGTCAAGGATAGAGTGAAAATGGCGCTTCACGGCGTCACAAAATACGATTTGCAGGATCGCGCCAAGGTGCGCCGGCTCGTCCGGACCTGCTCCGGCATCCTGCACGAGCCGTTGACCGAAACGCAGGAGGAGCAGATGATCGCCTTCGTGCTCGGGCAGCGGATCGATCCGAACAATACGCTTCATCTGCTCAAATTATGGGCGATGTTCCGCTGA
- a CDS encoding Asp23/Gls24 family envelope stress response protein yields MPLELKSELGNVIITDHVISVIAGSAALDCYGLLGMASRKQLKDGIAEMLGRDNLARGVEVRRENERLHIDLYIIVSYGTKISEVAHNIQTKVKYVLNEVIGLSVDYVHIFVQGVRVSR; encoded by the coding sequence ATGCCTTTGGAGCTGAAATCGGAGCTTGGAAACGTCATCATCACGGATCATGTCATCTCCGTCATAGCGGGCTCGGCGGCGCTCGATTGTTATGGACTGCTGGGGATGGCTTCGCGCAAACAGCTGAAGGACGGCATCGCCGAGATGCTCGGCAGGGACAATTTGGCGCGCGGCGTGGAAGTCCGCCGGGAAAACGAACGCCTGCATATCGATTTGTACATCATCGTAAGCTACGGGACGAAAATATCCGAGGTGGCGCATAACATCCAGACCAAAGTGAAATATGTGCTGAACGAGGTGATCGGCCTCTCGGTCGATTACGTTCATATTTTTGTCCAAGGCGTCCGGGTATCCCGGTAG
- the rpmB gene encoding 50S ribosomal protein L28 — MSRKCYITGKGPGTGNHVSHANNKNRRSWGVNVQKVRILVDGKPKRVYVSTRALKAGKVTRV, encoded by the coding sequence ATGTCTCGCAAATGCTACATTACGGGTAAAGGTCCGGGAACGGGCAACCACGTTTCGCACGCCAACAACAAAAACCGCCGCTCGTGGGGCGTCAACGTTCAGAAAGTGCGCATTCTCGTCGACGGCAAGCCGAAACGCGTCTACGTCAGCACTCGCGCGTTGAAAGCCGGCAAAGTGACCCGGGTATAA
- the recG gene encoding ATP-dependent DNA helicase RecG, which produces MKLDQLPVRSVKGVSAQKEQELHAFGVHTVADLLDYFPFRYEDYRIRGLAETKDGEKVTVLGKIMSNPSLQRYGRAKSRLTSKVAVDGVLVTAVWFNRHFLQEQLVPGRDITLTGKWDQRRLQLTVSESEFPDRGAKRSGTLQPVYSVGGSVTQAWMRKTIEQALVQYGAMLEEVLPLELVDKYGLMPRRDAIARIHRPDDTDEGQAARRRLVYEELFLFQLKLQAYRSLIRKRMDGVAHSVSAETILAFVRTLPFELTASQKKVINEILIDMRSAACMNRLLQGDVGSGKTVVAAVALYASVKAGHQGALMVPTEILAEQHYRSLQKLYADAGVEVALLTGSMTDKRKRDVAAGLQMGLIDVVVGTHALIQDGIEFRSLGLVVTDEQHRFGVNQRSVLRHKGINPDVLTMTATPIPRTLAITAFGDMDVSTLRERPQGRKPILTYWVKHSMMDRVLGFIRREAEAGRQSYFICPLIEESDKLDVQNAIDLHVQLMQAFPDMKIGLLHGRLSAGEKDEAMRDFSSGETQVLVATTVVEVGVDVPNATLMIIMDAERFGLSQLHQLRGRVGRGGHQSYCVLIADPKSETGRERMKVMTETDDGFEVARRDLELRGPGDFFGTKQSGVPDFKLADMSADFAVLEEARDDAAELTGRPDFWTAAAYARLHDILRKDQLFQGDLLD; this is translated from the coding sequence ATGAAACTGGATCAGCTGCCGGTCCGCAGCGTAAAAGGCGTGAGCGCTCAGAAGGAACAGGAGCTTCACGCCTTTGGCGTCCATACGGTCGCCGACCTGCTGGATTATTTTCCGTTCCGGTATGAGGATTACCGTATTCGCGGGCTGGCTGAAACAAAAGACGGAGAAAAGGTTACGGTACTGGGCAAAATTATGAGCAACCCTTCGCTGCAGCGGTACGGGCGGGCCAAATCGCGCTTGACGTCCAAGGTTGCGGTAGACGGCGTACTCGTGACGGCGGTCTGGTTCAACCGTCATTTTCTGCAGGAACAGCTTGTACCGGGCCGGGATATTACGCTGACGGGCAAATGGGATCAGCGCCGGCTGCAGCTGACGGTCTCCGAATCGGAGTTTCCGGACCGGGGGGCGAAGCGTTCGGGCACGCTGCAGCCGGTCTATTCGGTCGGCGGGAGCGTCACCCAGGCATGGATGCGCAAAACGATCGAACAGGCGCTTGTGCAGTACGGCGCGATGCTTGAAGAGGTGCTGCCGCTGGAGCTGGTGGACAAATACGGGCTCATGCCGAGACGCGACGCGATCGCCCGCATTCATCGGCCGGACGATACGGATGAAGGCCAGGCGGCACGCCGCAGGCTCGTCTACGAGGAGCTGTTCCTGTTTCAGCTCAAGCTGCAGGCGTACCGGTCGCTCATCCGCAAACGGATGGACGGCGTTGCCCATTCGGTGAGCGCGGAGACCATCCTCGCCTTCGTCCGGACGCTGCCGTTCGAGCTGACGGCTTCGCAGAAGAAGGTGATCAACGAAATTTTGATCGACATGCGCTCGGCCGCCTGCATGAACCGTCTGCTGCAGGGGGACGTCGGCTCGGGGAAAACGGTCGTGGCGGCGGTGGCGCTGTATGCGTCGGTGAAAGCCGGCCATCAGGGGGCGCTTATGGTGCCGACGGAAATTTTGGCCGAGCAGCATTACCGGTCGCTGCAGAAGCTGTATGCCGATGCCGGCGTCGAGGTCGCGCTGCTTACCGGCAGCATGACCGACAAGCGCAAGCGGGATGTGGCCGCCGGGCTGCAGATGGGGCTGATCGACGTCGTCGTCGGCACTCACGCCCTCATCCAGGATGGGATCGAGTTCCGCAGCCTCGGCCTGGTCGTTACGGACGAGCAGCACCGCTTTGGCGTCAACCAGCGCAGCGTGCTGCGGCACAAAGGGATTAATCCCGACGTGCTGACGATGACGGCGACGCCCATTCCGCGCACGCTGGCAATCACCGCCTTCGGCGATATGGACGTCTCGACGCTGCGGGAGCGGCCGCAAGGACGGAAGCCGATTCTCACGTATTGGGTCAAGCACTCGATGATGGATCGGGTGCTCGGCTTTATTCGCCGCGAAGCGGAGGCGGGCCGGCAGAGCTATTTTATTTGCCCGCTGATCGAGGAATCGGACAAGCTGGACGTGCAGAACGCGATCGATCTCCACGTGCAGCTGATGCAGGCTTTTCCGGACATGAAGATCGGCCTTCTGCACGGCAGGCTGTCGGCCGGGGAGAAGGACGAAGCGATGCGGGACTTTTCTTCCGGCGAAACGCAGGTGCTGGTGGCGACGACGGTTGTCGAGGTCGGCGTCGACGTGCCGAATGCGACGCTGATGATCATCATGGACGCCGAACGGTTCGGCTTGTCGCAGCTGCACCAGCTGCGCGGGCGCGTCGGCCGCGGCGGCCATCAGTCGTACTGCGTGCTGATCGCCGACCCGAAATCGGAGACGGGGCGGGAACGGATGAAGGTGATGACCGAAACCGACGACGGCTTCGAGGTGGCAAGGCGCGACCTGGAGCTGCGGGGGCCCGGCGATTTTTTCGGCACGAAGCAGAGCGGGGTGCCGGATTTCAAGCTGGCCGATATGTCGGCCGATTTTGCAGTGCTGGAGGAGGCGCGGGATGACGCGGCGGAGCTGACCGGACGGCCGGACTTCTGGACGGCGGCCGCCTATGCGAGGCTGCACGATATATTGCGGAAGGATCAACTTTTTCAAGGGGATTTGCTGGACTAG
- the pknB gene encoding Stk1 family PASTA domain-containing Ser/Thr kinase, with protein sequence MIGHELAGRYEILDRIGGGGMALVYKAHDVLLNRKVAVKVLRQQFVHDEEFIRRFRREAQSAAALSHPNVVSIYDVGQEEDIHYIVMEYIDGSNLNEIIQDRAPLQAEEAVRIASQICDALDHAHHSQIIHRDIKPHNILIGKNGRVKVTDFGIARAVTSSTITQTGSVVGSVHYFSPEHAKGVNTGEKSDLYSLGIVMYQMLTGRLPFLGESPISVALKHLQETFEEPREVNPYIPQSVENIVLRAMRKNPLERYASAGEMLRDLETCLQPERLDEPKISFDHSDLDETRVMPAIRGSIADTPLGAARAEKAKAEAEEQDNKWDSSGLEENRKRRWVKPVVTVGATLLVIALVFWGAQTVLGWFDIKEVEVPYVVNKSETDARQILTDAGLKVQEPVVYMNNDTVPKDYVYDQSKSNQRVKVGSFIQLFVSTGPQLETAADYKGQSYEDAVTELQALGVTPDRISRTQDAYSDEVDPGAIISQTPAAGQQFDPKKDKFEFTVSKGKETFPMPNVVGMTQKDAIDLLTSKGLVVKESDIVQEKSYKPQGEVIRQDPYQANDQVAKGSGVTLTVSSGLPDDAIQYTFSIVISPAQAGKSSEIHIVYSDATGENIDWGKKTINDTQTFQVPVVLAPNTEAKVSIFRDGQFADMFSKTYDDAKSGVDSMPNTIPSMAPGQGETGQTDGTQGTNTDGQNTGNGQNTGNGTDNGQQQPQQP encoded by the coding sequence ATGATTGGACACGAATTGGCGGGGCGTTACGAGATCCTTGACCGTATCGGCGGGGGCGGCATGGCGCTCGTCTATAAGGCTCACGATGTGCTCCTGAACCGGAAAGTGGCGGTGAAGGTGCTGCGTCAGCAGTTTGTGCACGACGAGGAATTCATTCGCCGCTTCCGGCGGGAAGCCCAGTCGGCCGCGGCGCTCTCCCATCCGAATGTCGTCAGCATTTACGATGTCGGGCAGGAAGAAGACATCCATTATATTGTGATGGAATATATCGACGGCAGCAATTTGAACGAAATCATTCAGGATCGGGCCCCGCTGCAAGCCGAAGAAGCGGTACGCATCGCCAGCCAGATTTGCGACGCGCTCGATCATGCACATCATAGCCAAATCATTCATCGCGATATTAAACCGCACAACATCCTGATCGGCAAAAACGGCCGCGTGAAGGTAACCGATTTCGGAATCGCGCGTGCCGTGACGTCGTCGACCATTACGCAAACCGGTTCGGTCGTCGGCTCCGTCCACTATTTTTCTCCGGAGCACGCCAAAGGCGTCAATACGGGGGAGAAGTCCGACCTGTATTCCCTCGGAATCGTGATGTACCAGATGCTGACCGGCCGCCTTCCGTTTCTCGGCGAAAGCCCGATCAGCGTCGCGCTGAAACATCTGCAGGAGACGTTTGAGGAGCCGCGGGAGGTCAACCCGTACATCCCGCAAAGCGTCGAAAATATCGTGCTGCGCGCGATGCGCAAAAATCCGCTTGAGCGCTACGCGTCGGCGGGTGAGATGCTGCGCGATTTGGAGACCTGCCTGCAGCCCGAGAGGCTAGACGAGCCGAAAATTTCGTTCGATCATTCGGATCTCGACGAGACGCGCGTTATGCCCGCAATCCGCGGCAGCATCGCGGATACCCCGCTCGGCGCGGCCAGAGCGGAAAAAGCGAAGGCCGAGGCCGAAGAACAGGACAATAAATGGGATTCAAGCGGCTTGGAGGAAAACCGCAAACGCAGATGGGTCAAGCCGGTCGTCACCGTCGGGGCTACGCTGCTCGTGATCGCGCTTGTTTTCTGGGGCGCCCAGACCGTGCTCGGCTGGTTCGACATTAAAGAGGTCGAGGTTCCGTACGTCGTGAACAAATCGGAGACGGATGCGCGTCAAATTTTGACCGATGCCGGGCTGAAGGTCCAAGAGCCGGTCGTCTATATGAATAACGATACCGTGCCCAAGGATTACGTGTACGACCAGTCCAAATCGAATCAGCGGGTGAAGGTCGGCTCCTTCATCCAGCTGTTTGTCAGCACCGGTCCTCAACTGGAAACCGCGGCCGATTACAAAGGGCAGTCGTACGAAGATGCCGTAACCGAGCTGCAGGCGCTCGGCGTAACCCCGGACCGGATTTCGCGGACACAGGACGCGTACAGCGACGAAGTTGATCCGGGAGCGATTATTTCGCAAACGCCGGCAGCGGGCCAGCAGTTCGATCCGAAAAAGGACAAGTTCGAGTTTACGGTCAGCAAAGGGAAAGAAACGTTCCCGATGCCGAATGTGGTCGGGATGACGCAGAAGGATGCAATCGATCTGCTGACGTCGAAAGGGCTCGTCGTGAAGGAATCGGACATCGTCCAGGAGAAAAGCTACAAGCCGCAGGGCGAGGTCATCCGGCAGGATCCGTATCAGGCGAACGACCAGGTTGCCAAAGGCTCGGGCGTGACGCTGACGGTCAGCTCCGGGCTGCCCGACGATGCAATTCAATATACGTTTAGCATCGTCATTTCACCGGCTCAAGCGGGCAAATCGAGCGAAATTCATATCGTTTATTCCGATGCGACGGGCGAGAATATCGATTGGGGCAAGAAAACGATCAACGATACGCAAACCTTCCAGGTGCCGGTCGTGCTTGCGCCGAATACGGAGGCGAAGGTAAGCATTTTCCGCGACGGCCAATTTGCCGATATGTTCTCGAAGACGTACGACGATGCGAAATCGGGTGTCGATTCGATGCCGAACACGATTCCGAGCATGGCGCCGGGCCAAGGAGAGACCGGCCAAACGGACGGCACGCAGGGGACAAACACGGATGGACAAAACACGGGAAACGGACAAAATACAGGAAACGGTACAGACAATGGACAACAACAACCGCAGCAGCCATAG
- a CDS encoding DegV family protein translates to MSSVKIVTDSSSDIPKRMREQLGIELVPLKVTIGEDLYLDGVSDSGEFYEKLKASPEPPRTSQPSPAEFSEVYGRILKQHPDASILSFHLASVLSGTCQSAMLGASMLETDADITVVDSKSASYGFGAFVVKAAEMAAAGSAKEDILEAFEQFRLDRKLYFLVDTLEYLQKGGRIGKAAALLGTILNIKPILTLSEEGEVFPVDKVRGQKKAMARIVELLKRDFGRDPVDMTVGWAYRSELALELAGLAQAELNVRTVRQTEIGAAIGTHAGPGTAALFMNRV, encoded by the coding sequence ATGAGCAGCGTGAAAATCGTTACGGACAGCTCGTCGGATATCCCGAAGCGGATGCGGGAGCAGCTCGGCATCGAGCTGGTGCCGCTCAAGGTGACGATCGGCGAGGACCTGTATTTGGACGGCGTTTCGGACAGCGGCGAGTTTTACGAGAAGCTGAAGGCTTCGCCGGAGCCGCCGAGGACGTCCCAGCCGTCGCCGGCCGAATTTTCGGAGGTTTACGGCCGCATCCTGAAGCAGCATCCGGACGCGTCCATCCTGTCGTTTCATTTGGCTTCGGTGCTGAGCGGAACATGCCAGTCCGCCATGCTGGGAGCGTCCATGCTGGAGACGGACGCCGACATTACGGTTGTGGATTCGAAATCGGCTTCGTACGGCTTCGGCGCTTTTGTCGTCAAGGCGGCGGAGATGGCGGCGGCGGGAAGCGCGAAGGAAGACATTTTGGAGGCATTCGAACAGTTCCGGCTTGACCGGAAGCTGTATTTTTTGGTCGATACGCTCGAATATTTGCAGAAGGGCGGCAGGATCGGCAAAGCGGCGGCGCTCTTAGGCACGATTTTGAACATCAAGCCGATTCTGACGCTGAGCGAGGAAGGGGAAGTGTTTCCCGTCGACAAGGTCAGAGGGCAGAAAAAAGCGATGGCGCGCATCGTGGAGCTGCTGAAGCGCGATTTCGGCCGCGACCCGGTCGACATGACGGTCGGATGGGCGTACCGGAGCGAGCTCGCGCTGGAGCTGGCGGGGCTGGCCCAGGCGGAGCTGAACGTCCGCACGGTCCGGCAGACGGAAATCGGTGCGGCGATCGGCACGCATGCGGGGCCGGGAACGGCAGCGTTATTTATGAATCGGGTGTGA
- the rsgA gene encoding ribosome small subunit-dependent GTPase A — MDNNNRSSHSEGPIGRIVRALSGYYYVLPEHAPRNEAPIQCRARGIFKKRGESPLVGDLVRFGITENGEGTVDEILPRSTELVRPPVANVDLAILVFSVTEPSLNLQLLDKFLAHIEHSGIDAVLCLSKRDLADDGELAPEAVRAIEDVVRIYEPIGYEVLVTSSKRGEGTEEFVRRLQGHLAVFAGQSGVGKSSLLNALVPGLALETSEISARLGRGRHTTRHVELIDIGGAYVADTPGFSQLDFAELGIEELGSCFREMRELAPQCKFRGCTHLREPGCAVLEALEEGRIAPSRHANYVLFMAEMKEKKRRY; from the coding sequence ATGGACAACAACAACCGCAGCAGCCATAGCGAGGGCCCCATCGGACGAATCGTACGGGCGCTGAGCGGCTACTATTATGTTTTGCCGGAGCATGCCCCGCGAAACGAAGCGCCGATTCAATGCCGTGCACGCGGCATTTTCAAGAAGCGGGGCGAATCGCCGCTTGTCGGCGATCTCGTCCGGTTCGGCATCACGGAGAACGGCGAGGGCACGGTCGACGAAATTTTGCCGCGCTCCACGGAGCTGGTCCGGCCCCCGGTAGCGAACGTCGACCTGGCGATCCTCGTTTTTTCCGTCACGGAGCCGTCTTTGAATTTGCAGCTGTTGGATAAATTTCTCGCACATATTGAGCATTCGGGCATCGACGCGGTGCTTTGTCTCAGCAAGCGAGATTTGGCCGACGACGGCGAATTAGCGCCTGAAGCGGTGCGCGCGATCGAGGACGTCGTGCGGATTTACGAGCCGATCGGGTACGAGGTGCTGGTCACCAGCTCGAAGCGCGGCGAAGGAACGGAAGAGTTCGTACGGCGGCTGCAGGGGCATTTGGCCGTCTTTGCCGGCCAATCCGGCGTGGGCAAGTCGTCGCTGCTGAACGCGCTCGTTCCCGGACTGGCGCTGGAAACGAGCGAGATCAGCGCAAGGCTGGGAAGGGGCCGGCATACGACCCGCCATGTCGAGCTGATCGATATCGGCGGCGCATATGTGGCGGACACCCCGGGCTTCAGCCAACTCGATTTTGCGGAGCTCGGCATCGAAGAGCTCGGTAGCTGCTTCCGCGAAATGCGCGAGCTTGCGCCGCAGTGCAAATTTCGCGGCTGCACGCATCTCCGCGAACCCGGCTGCGCGGTTTTGGAAGCTTTGGAAGAAGGACGGATCGCCCCGAGCCGGCACGCCAATTACGTGCTGTTTATGGCGGAAATGAAAGAGAAAAAGCGGAGGTACTGA
- the spoVM gene encoding stage V sporulation protein SpoVM, translating to MKFYTIKLPKFLGGFVKAILNTFQKN from the coding sequence ATGAAATTTTATACAATCAAGCTGCCGAAGTTTTTGGGCGGATTCGTAAAAGCGATCTTGAATACCTTTCAAAAAAATTAA
- the rpe gene encoding ribulose-phosphate 3-epimerase: MAIIAPSILSADFAALAEELQNVERAGADWIHIDVMDGHFVPNLTFGPLVVGAARTHTRLPFDVHLMIERPEAYIPEFVAAGADRITVHAEACTHLHRVVHMIKEAGLPAGVALNPATPLSVLEHMLADLDLVLIMTVNPGFGGQKFIPESLAKLRRLRTMLQAAGRNEVHVQVDGGINPETSPLVREAGADVLVAGSAVFGEKDRAAAIAALR, translated from the coding sequence ATGGCAATCATCGCACCATCGATTTTGTCGGCGGATTTTGCCGCATTGGCCGAAGAGCTTCAAAACGTAGAACGGGCGGGAGCCGATTGGATCCATATTGATGTGATGGACGGCCACTTTGTGCCGAATCTGACCTTCGGGCCGCTGGTTGTCGGCGCCGCGAGGACGCATACGAGGCTGCCTTTCGACGTGCATCTGATGATCGAGCGGCCCGAAGCCTATATTCCGGAATTCGTCGCGGCGGGAGCCGACCGGATTACCGTTCATGCGGAGGCCTGTACGCATCTGCACCGCGTCGTGCATATGATTAAGGAAGCCGGACTTCCCGCGGGCGTGGCGCTTAATCCGGCGACGCCTCTTTCCGTGCTCGAACATATGCTGGCCGATCTCGATCTGGTGCTGATCATGACGGTGAATCCGGGCTTCGGCGGGCAAAAATTCATTCCCGAATCGCTTGCGAAGCTTCGCCGGCTGCGTACGATGCTGCAAGCCGCCGGACGAAACGAGGTGCACGTCCAAGTGGACGGCGGCATTAACCCCGAGACGTCGCCGCTTGTCCGTGAAGCGGGAGCCGATGTGCTCGTAGCCGGAAGCGCCGTATTCGGCGAGAAGGACCGGGCCGCCGCGATTGCGGCGCTGCGTTAA
- a CDS encoding DAK2 domain-containing protein, protein MLVGGAECLQANVERINALNVFPVPDGDTGTNMNMTMTAGIRELQGKPSPAAGKVAEALSKGLLMGARGNSGVILSQLFRGFSRSLAGVEEAGTVQFAAALQSGVDMAYKAVVKPVEGTILTVAREAAKHAAQAARRTSDMEPFMREVHAKALEALQRTPELLPVLKQVGVVDSGGQGLVCIYEGFLRALEAEGGERGPIATADPAGPAITGGMAARPAAAAAAQSPATAQSRLSTDAITFFYDMEFMIRRRLGGRFAPRFDEESFKRQLARDGDSILVIADEDVIKVHVHTRRPGDVLNYALPYGELTDFHILNMREQHRSLGGAEAGGQRSEPSGGSEPANATAAVEAAALGMAVPEVLTGTPAGDVPTEQAHELAPYGIIAVALGEGIGSIFLENNVDIVLSGGQTMNPSTEDFVNAIEQLQAEHIFILPNNGNIILSARQAAELSERNVTVIPTKTIPQGLAAALAFRDDEGAEANAEAMTGASSLVRSGQVTTAVRDTAIDGVEIKEGDYIGILEKAIICSSPDMQDACRELLAVMLEDGGELVTILTGEEAVREDTESLVAWARETFPEAEFEVHEGGQPLYPYLIAAE, encoded by the coding sequence ATGCTCGTTGGCGGCGCGGAGTGCCTGCAGGCTAACGTCGAGCGTATCAATGCGCTCAATGTGTTCCCGGTCCCGGACGGCGATACGGGAACGAATATGAATATGACCATGACCGCGGGAATCCGGGAGCTGCAGGGCAAACCGTCGCCTGCCGCAGGCAAAGTTGCGGAAGCGCTTTCCAAAGGGCTGCTGATGGGAGCGCGCGGCAATTCCGGCGTCATTCTGTCGCAGCTGTTCCGAGGCTTCTCCAGAAGCCTTGCGGGGGTGGAGGAAGCCGGCACGGTTCAGTTTGCGGCGGCGCTGCAGAGCGGCGTCGATATGGCCTATAAAGCGGTCGTCAAGCCCGTCGAGGGCACGATTTTGACGGTGGCCCGCGAAGCGGCGAAGCATGCGGCGCAGGCTGCCCGCCGAACGAGCGACATGGAGCCGTTCATGCGCGAGGTGCACGCGAAAGCGCTTGAAGCGCTGCAGCGCACGCCCGAGCTGCTGCCGGTGCTGAAGCAGGTCGGCGTCGTCGATTCCGGCGGACAAGGCCTCGTCTGCATCTACGAAGGCTTCCTGCGAGCTTTGGAGGCGGAGGGCGGCGAGCGCGGCCCTATCGCGACAGCGGATCCGGCAGGACCGGCTATAACCGGCGGAATGGCCGCAAGACCTGCCGCGGCGGCGGCTGCGCAGTCGCCCGCGACCGCCCAGTCAAGATTATCGACGGATGCGATCACGTTTTTTTACGATATGGAATTTATGATCCGGCGCCGTTTGGGGGGCCGCTTCGCTCCGCGTTTTGACGAGGAGTCGTTTAAACGGCAGCTGGCCCGGGACGGGGATTCCATTCTCGTCATTGCGGACGAGGACGTCATCAAGGTGCACGTTCATACGCGGCGGCCGGGCGACGTGCTTAATTATGCGCTGCCCTACGGAGAACTGACCGATTTTCATATTTTGAACATGCGCGAGCAGCACCGGAGCCTGGGGGGCGCTGAGGCGGGCGGACAGCGCAGCGAGCCGTCCGGCGGGTCCGAGCCGGCGAACGCTACGGCGGCCGTCGAAGCGGCGGCGCTCGGCATGGCCGTGCCCGAGGTGCTCACCGGCACGCCGGCGGGCGACGTGCCGACGGAGCAGGCGCACGAGCTGGCGCCGTACGGCATCATCGCCGTGGCGCTGGGCGAAGGAATCGGTTCGATTTTTCTCGAAAATAACGTCGATATCGTGCTTTCGGGCGGACAAACCATGAACCCGTCGACGGAGGATTTCGTGAACGCGATCGAACAGCTTCAGGCCGAGCATATTTTTATTTTGCCGAACAACGGCAATATCATCCTGTCCGCGCGGCAGGCCGCCGAGCTGAGCGAGCGGAACGTGACGGTCATCCCGACGAAGACGATTCCCCAGGGGCTGGCCGCGGCGCTCGCCTTCCGGGACGACGAAGGCGCGGAGGCGAATGCGGAAGCGATGACGGGCGCATCCTCGCTCGTCCGCTCCGGGCAGGTTACGACGGCCGTGCGCGATACGGCGATCGACGGCGTCGAGATCAAGGAAGGCGACTATATCGGCATTTTGGAGAAGGCCATTATCTGTTCTTCTCCGGACATGCAGGACGCGTGCCGCGAGCTGCTGGCCGTCATGCTGGAGGACGGGGGCGAGCTGGTGACGATATTGACCGGCGAGGAAGCGGTGCGCGAAGACACCGAATCGCTTGTCGCGTGGGCGCGGGAAACGTTCCCGGAGGCGGAGTTCGAGGTGCACGAAGGCGGGCAGCCGCTGTACCCTTATCTGATTGCGGCGGAATAG